The following proteins are co-located in the Silene latifolia isolate original U9 population chromosome 1, ASM4854445v1, whole genome shotgun sequence genome:
- the LOC141658714 gene encoding uncharacterized protein LOC141658714, producing MGKDKETGVDFSKMSTTISRFNPTTYVGTGAPILLDNWHREMENILGMVHCPEEFKVEQVAFYLRDSAGEWWDKVKNNALDIYLKKDKAVIPWSECIRAMRNEFVPEHFRSKMRDEFDSFKITGDMTVKEYYHKFNEKSRYPKDKGLNLVNLALRFEKGLTYQIMEKLPAGTLTDVKEIYERAGQVERLVGMAKEIREKSSD from the coding sequence atggggaaagataaggagacTGGGGTAGATTTCTCCAAGATGAGTACTACCATATCTCGCTTCAACCCCACTACCTATGTGGGTACAGGTGCGCCGATTCTACtcgacaattggcatcgtgagatggagaatatccttggGATGGTGCATTGTCCAGAGGAGTTTAAGGTAGAACAGGTTGCATTTTACCTAAGGGACTCAgccggagagtggtgggataaggtgaaaaaCAATGCCTTGGACATCTATCTGAAGAAGGATAAGGCCGTAATTCCGTGGTCCGAGTGCATAAGAGCTATGAGAAATGAGTTTGTTCCGGAGCATTTTCGTAGCAAGATGCGTGATGAGTTCGATTCTTTTAAGATAACAGGTGACATGACCGTGAAAGAGTACTACCATAAGTTCAACGAGAAATCGAGGTATCCTAAGGATAAGGGACTAAATCTGGTGAACTTAGCACTTCGATTTGAGAAAGGGCTAACTTACCAGATCATGGAAAAGCTACCGGCGGGGACTCTTACCGATGTGAAGGAGATCTATGAGAGGGCTGGACAGGTTGAAAGGTTGGTCGGAATGGCCAAGGAAATTAGGGAGAAGAGCTCAGActag